The Seleniivibrio woodruffii genome window below encodes:
- a CDS encoding 4Fe-4S dicluster domain-containing protein, protein MRYAMILDRRRCYACQGCTVACKVANATPPGTFWTKTLSVEKGKFPNAHMEYMPLICNHCDNAPCVHVCPTKASKKLADGTVQVTASECIGCQMCMEACPYGARYFNSDDKPTYWSETGKQSEYEAARMKEHVTNTVDKCTFCAPRREKGLTPACVATCPGVARFFGDLDDPESEVSKLFKKYNPKPYKPEKGTRPRVFYIE, encoded by the coding sequence ATGAGATACGCAATGATACTTGATAGAAGAAGATGTTATGCCTGTCAGGGCTGCACTGTTGCATGTAAAGTCGCAAATGCCACGCCTCCGGGAACGTTCTGGACAAAGACCCTTTCCGTTGAAAAGGGAAAGTTCCCCAATGCGCATATGGAGTATATGCCCCTGATATGCAACCACTGCGACAACGCTCCCTGTGTTCACGTCTGTCCCACAAAGGCATCGAAAAAACTCGCCGACGGCACAGTTCAGGTGACGGCATCAGAGTGTATCGGCTGTCAGATGTGTATGGAGGCCTGCCCCTACGGCGCAAGGTATTTCAACAGCGACGACAAGCCTACCTACTGGAGCGAAACAGGAAAGCAGAGCGAATATGAGGCCGCAAGGATGAAAGAGCACGTAACCAACACTGTTGATAAGTGCACATTCTGCGCCCCCAGACGTGAGAAAGGCCTTACACCTGCGTGTGTTGCCACATGTCCCGGTGTTGCAAGATTTTTCGGCGATCTGGACGACCCCGAAAGCGAGGTCTCCAAGCTCTTCAAAAAATATAACCCCAAACCTTATAAACCTGAAAAGGGAACGAGACCGAGGGTTTTCTACATCGAGTAA
- a CDS encoding TorD/DmsD family molecular chaperone codes for MSSDIEEKTMAAENEAEILLLLAAFYNFNPESSSIDAMKNVDVESIGDDEVRECFRKITGYANDTVAGEESDPVIELKRDWTKLFRGVSPAYGPKAPYEALYTGDKGTKLFSDLTQLYLDEGYCGYSELKNRQDYIGVELDFAGFLALLRVNALNAGDSAEFDRLSEVLESFVREHVGSWFPQFYKEAQEHIGTDYYRGVLDLTAIMLRLT; via the coding sequence ATGAGCAGTGATATTGAAGAAAAAACCATGGCGGCCGAAAACGAGGCGGAAATCCTTCTGCTTCTGGCTGCATTCTATAATTTTAATCCCGAATCTTCATCCATCGATGCCATGAAGAATGTGGACGTTGAGTCCATAGGCGATGACGAAGTAAGGGAATGTTTCAGAAAGATAACGGGATATGCGAACGATACCGTGGCGGGAGAGGAGAGCGATCCGGTCATTGAGCTTAAAAGGGACTGGACGAAACTCTTCAGGGGGGTATCTCCCGCTTACGGCCCGAAAGCACCCTATGAGGCTCTTTATACAGGCGACAAAGGAACTAAGCTCTTTTCGGATCTTACCCAGCTGTATCTTGATGAAGGCTACTGCGGCTATTCCGAGCTGAAGAACCGTCAGGACTACATAGGGGTGGAGCTTGACTTTGCAGGTTTTCTTGCCCTTCTGAGGGTGAATGCTCTGAACGCAGGCGACAGCGCCGAGTTTGACAGGCTTTCAGAAGTGCTTGAGAGTTTTGTCAGAGAGCATGTGGGGAGCTGGTTTCCGCAGTTTTATAAAGAGGCGCAGGAGCATATCGGCACAGATTATTACAGGGGAGTTCTTGACCTCACGGCCATCATGCTCCGTTTGACTTAA